One genomic window of Plectropomus leopardus isolate mb unplaced genomic scaffold, YSFRI_Pleo_2.0 unplaced_scaffold4918, whole genome shotgun sequence includes the following:
- the LOC121939489 gene encoding zinc fingers and homeoboxes protein 1-like — protein MSSRRKSTTPCMVPPREAVDLDQEMEDVTDAAEPEDSNGVATVSSEFPSLLEERGEDADFRPASDPYLDLNAAEGGYECKYCSFQTSELNLFTMHVDTEHPDVVLNTSYVCMECDYHTKRYSTCVCV, from the coding sequence ATGTCCAGCCGCAGGAAGTCCACCACCCCCTGCATGGTCCCTCCTCGAGAAGCCGTCGACTTGGACCAGGAGATGGAGGATGTCACGGACGCGGCTGAGCCGGAGGACAGTAACGGCGTGGCGACCGTCTCCTCCGAGTTTCCCAGTCTGCTGGAGGAGCGGGGCGAGGACGCGGACTTCAGGCCAGCGTCGGACCCCTACCTGGACCTGAACGCGGCGGAGGGAGGATACGAGTGCAAATACTGCAGCTTCCAGACGTCGGAGCTAAACCTGTTCACCATGCACGTGGACACGGAGCACCCGGACGTCGTCCTCAACACCTCGTATGTCTGCATGGAGTGTGACTACCACACCAAGAGGTAcagcacctgtgtgtgtgtgtga